The following proteins are co-located in the Streptococcus anginosus genome:
- a CDS encoding bacteriocin secretion accessory protein: protein MNPNLFKSAEFYHRRYHNFATVLILPLVFFVLFLVLFSFIGQKEVTVKSIGEITPTKVIAMIQSTSDNTVLTNHLAENKTVTKGELLVQYTKNMEASQQTAIETQLATYQRQKAELETLKNSLQQGTNLFTDKDEFGYANTFNNFIKQSEDLTIGISKNNSEVSKQASLTNHTIAAIDEQMNELTKQMNDYHELYNAISSNVSNLPKSNPHQATFNLYKNEYHVKHDSSTTNQYLAQIDTKISSLNSSIANLKIQKASAGTATTYDNSLSTKIEVLRTQFIQTTEQELRTLTTQIIDLQNQLNQATAQLQNNQLTAPETGILHISSALKGKALLPKGTEIAQIYPDITKTKEVLITYYVPSAYMTNLKKGQTSRLTLEKIGNHTITIIGKINSIDTSATETKQGNLFKITARAFVSKRDSQILKYGLQGQVTSVIAKKSFFHYYKDKLLNNVE, encoded by the coding sequence ATGAATCCCAATCTGTTTAAAAGTGCAGAATTTTATCATCGAAGATACCACAACTTTGCGACCGTTCTCATTCTGCCTTTGGTATTCTTCGTTCTATTTCTTGTTCTTTTTTCCTTTATCGGGCAAAAAGAAGTGACTGTCAAATCCATTGGCGAAATCACACCAACGAAAGTCATTGCCATGATTCAGTCAACCAGTGACAATACGGTTCTGACCAATCATTTAGCTGAAAATAAGACCGTCACCAAAGGAGAGTTGTTGGTTCAATATACAAAAAATATGGAAGCTTCCCAACAAACAGCCATTGAAACGCAACTTGCCACTTACCAGCGCCAAAAAGCAGAATTAGAAACATTAAAAAATAGTTTACAGCAGGGAACAAATCTTTTTACAGACAAAGATGAGTTTGGCTATGCCAACACATTTAACAATTTTATCAAACAATCAGAAGATTTAACTATCGGCATTTCAAAAAATAATTCCGAAGTTAGTAAACAAGCTTCTTTAACCAACCATACGATTGCTGCTATTGATGAGCAAATGAACGAATTAACAAAACAAATGAATGACTATCATGAATTGTATAATGCCATTTCTAGCAACGTTTCAAATTTGCCAAAAAGCAATCCTCATCAAGCAACCTTTAACCTATATAAAAATGAATATCACGTCAAACATGATTCGTCAACTACAAATCAATACTTAGCTCAAATTGATACAAAGATATCCAGCCTAAATTCTTCCATTGCCAATCTAAAGATTCAAAAAGCTAGTGCCGGAACTGCAACGACCTATGACAATAGTCTTTCGACTAAAATTGAGGTACTTCGCACACAATTTATCCAGACCACAGAGCAAGAATTAAGAACCCTTACAACTCAGATAATCGATTTGCAAAATCAATTGAACCAAGCAACTGCTCAACTTCAAAACAATCAGTTAACTGCTCCTGAAACAGGTATTCTTCATATCAGCAGTGCGCTCAAAGGAAAGGCTTTACTACCAAAAGGAACGGAAATTGCTCAGATCTATCCAGATATCACGAAAACAAAAGAAGTTCTTATCACCTATTACGTGCCTTCAGCCTATATGACCAATTTAAAAAAGGGACAAACTTCCCGCCTTACTCTAGAAAAAATTGGAAATCATACAATCACTATTATCGGTAAAATTAACAGCATTGACACTTCTGCTACTGAAACAAAACAGGGAAACCTGTTTAAAATCACTGCAAGAGCCTTTGTATCTAAAAGAGATAGCCAGATCTTGAAGTACGGTTTGCAAGGACAAGTAACGAGTGTCATTGCGAAAAAATCATTCTTTCATTACTACAAAGATAAACTGTTAAACAACGTTGAATGA
- a CDS encoding superoxide dismutase, with protein sequence MAIILPDLPYSYDALEPYIDEETMHLHHDKHHNTYVNNVNAALAKHPEIGEDLEQLLSDVETIPADIRQAVINNGGGHLNHALFWELMTPEKTEPSAALAADLEATFGSFEDFKAAFTTAATSRFGSGWAWLVVNNDGKLEVTSTANQDTPISEGKTPILGIDVWEHAYYVKYRNVRPDYIKAFFSVINWNKVNELYAAAK encoded by the coding sequence ATGGCAATTATTTTACCTGATTTACCTTATTCTTACGATGCTTTGGAACCGTATATTGATGAAGAAACGATGCACTTGCATCATGACAAACACCACAATACTTATGTCAATAATGTAAATGCGGCTCTGGCAAAACACCCTGAAATCGGTGAGGATTTGGAGCAACTTTTGTCAGATGTAGAAACCATTCCAGCGGATATTCGGCAAGCTGTTATCAATAACGGTGGTGGTCATCTCAATCATGCTCTTTTCTGGGAATTGATGACACCAGAAAAGACAGAGCCGTCAGCAGCATTAGCAGCAGACCTTGAAGCAACATTTGGTTCATTTGAGGATTTCAAAGCAGCATTTACAACAGCTGCGACAAGTCGCTTTGGTTCAGGTTGGGCTTGGCTGGTGGTCAATAATGATGGTAAATTAGAAGTGACTTCAACTGCTAATCAAGACACACCAATCTCTGAAGGGAAAACACCAATTTTAGGAATTGATGTTTGGGAACATGCTTATTATGTGAAGTACCGCAATGTTCGTCCAGATTACATCAAAGCATTCTTCTCAGTCATCAACTGGAATAAGGTTAATGAATTGTACGCAGCAGCAAAATAA